The nucleotide window CTTTTACAGCTGAATGTTAGAGGATATAGATAATTAATTCATGCTACATTTTGTTCTCACGGTGCTTTCGCAATTTACAATTAGCGAGACAACTGGAGACACTGCAGCGTCCTCTTTGGGGCCTCGCAGGCTGACAGTTGGCAGGAAGCTGTACGACGGGGTGAAGAAAATGGGGCCCCCTAAACAAGCAGAACGGAAACTGTATTGAACAAGAACGAAATACTGCcgacactggaaatctgaaataaaaacagaaaatgctggaaacactcagccggtcaggcagcgtctctggagagagaaacagagttaacgtttcaggtcaatgacctttcatgggACTGTATTGACGTGGAATGTTGCCCTTAAGGTGGTTTGgagtatttcatttttttttacaccccatgtgaagcattttgaggtgtttttctacactaaaggttctgtataaacacaagttgttgttgaaagaacactgagggggtgcgggggggcTAGATAGAGCAGTGGGGAGAACAGTCCAGATAACGGTGCTTCATTAACATTACATACCGCCCATTGCGATTGCGACACGTCCAACAGGCATCTTATCCGAAGAGTGTGGGTAgcaaaacctcccaaggcacctcacaggagcgTTTTTACACTGAGTTGGGGTCCGCCAAACCAACCTAGCTGCAGCCCCCCTCCCCAATTATACTGGTGTCGAGCTCCAGTCTGTGTCGGGCAGCGATGAAGCAGAGAGACCCGTTACTCTGCATATTCACAGCTCATCATTACACACGCAGCGAGCAGGCCAGTCACATGGTGCTGAGACGCCCCTTTGTGCTCAAACAATGCATGACCCACCCCATCACATCTGGCAGGCTACAGGGGGACGCCATTGCACCAACAGCATGCTGCATGTCCCATAAAaaagtccctcccccccccccccccactgccaactacAAGGAGTTCGGGTCCTTCGTACTCAAACATGGCACACTGACACACTTCAGTAAAGTACCAGCCTCTGGATTCGCCGAGGTCTCCGGTCCAGGCAGACTTGGCCCGGGGAGCACCAGGCCGATCAGGGCCTTGGTGATCTGGGGCCATTACCTCAGGAGtctgcagtgttcagttcaacATGCTGCCATTACAGAAGTACACTCGTGTGGTCTTTTAGTGGAGACTCGGGCTGTCTAACCTACTGACTGCTTATCTCAGAGATGAGAAGCAAACTCGGTACCAAGGCAGTTAAAAGCTCGGGCCATTCGTTCCCTCTCAGATTGGAATTATATCTGGGCACAAAGAAGTTTAAAGCAATCTCCTGGGTACCCAGCCCTCTGCTCCAAACACTGACTTCAACTTCAAACTGTAACTAGATCACTCACTTTCTacaggggagggggcggggggtggtgcaTGGGCACCCCGGGGAGAGGAGGGttggcgccagataagtgccaggcaatgaccatctccaacaagagagagtctaaccacctccccttgacattcaacggcattaccatcgccgaatcccccaccatcaacatcctgggggtcaccattgaccagaaacttaactggaccagccatataaatactgtggctacaagagcaggtcagaggctgggtattctgcggcgagtgactcacctcctgactccccaaagcctttccaccatctacaaggcacaagtcaggagtgtgatggaatactctccacttgccgggatgagtgcagctccaacaacactcaagaagctcgacaccatccaagataaagcagcccgcttgattggcaccccatccaccaccctaaacattcactcccttcaccaccggcgcactgtggctgcagtgtgcaccatccacaggatgcactgcagcaactcgccaaggcttcttcgacagcacctcccaaacccgcgacctctaccacctagaaggacaagggcagcaggcgcatgggaacaacaccacctgcacgttcccctccaagtcacacaccatcccgacttggaaatatatcgccgttccttcattgtcgctggatcaaaatcctggaactcccttcctaacagcactgtgggagaaccgtcaccacacggactgcagtggttcaagaaggcggctcaccaccaccttctcgagggcaattagggatgggcaataaatgccggccttgccagcgacgcccacatcccgtgaacgaatttaaaaaaaaaaaaaaatcccctttaTCGGAACATGGTTCTGGCCAGGAAGGCCCTGCACCTGGGGTTGTGGCCTGTCTTGCAGGTGCCGACCAGCTTGTTggctgcttccagcattttctggtcttACTTCAGATTGCTTCTGTTTGCAGATtgttccttcccccctccccctgacagTTCACTGCCCCAGCTAAGAGGTTTCCATTCCCTTTTATTCGTTTATGCCTTTTCATTCCTTTGTGAGATAAGCTTTATGCAGTCACCAATCTTCACCTCTTTCTACCCAtcgtctcccctcctctccctcatttTGTTTCATTCGGTTCCACATCATCTACTTTCCAGTTCTGGTGAAGGGCTCACACCCGAATCGTTAACCCCTTTTTTAaatcttcacagatgctgacggACCGGCTGTGGATCTCCAGTGATCTCGGCTTTTACTTCCAACATTCCCaggtcttttctctctctctattttttaaACAGCTTACCCGTTTCTCCTGCATCTTATCAAACGACTTCTGTGCTGGAGTTCTTTTGTCCACGATCGGCCTTTTATGCTCgcccgcctcctccccctcctcctgctgctgctggtttgaggtgatctgttccagcattttcttgctCTCCTTACTcttctttttcttcctttttttttaaaaaaaagaacagcaCAAAAGATCCCAGTTATAGTATTTGTTTCAGAAATATGACATTGTGAGGGAAGCTCACAGATGCGGAGTGagcgggggggggacggggacgagagatgaggaggaggcggagagggGGCTTCACCCTTCAGTTTAGGCCCCAGAGACAGATTCCATTCTACGGAGAGCACGAGGATAAAAACCTGAGGGTGGGGGGCAATGGAATTCTTGTTCCAGAACTTTCATACATTGTCCTGTCACTGCCCCACAAATTTTATTGTGCACAAAATAAATCTgaagatggattttttttttaaggaaaacTGGAAACTATTTTGTAATAATTTTAAATCCTAAATCTCGTCACTCTCCCAGATAACAATTCAATGCTCAGAGGTAGGAATGGACTGAACCCCAAATCTGGCTTTCATCATGCCCAATATTTATAAAATCTCAATAGTTATGATGCATTCATACAATCTGGAAAAAAGGACAAAATACAATATTTCTTATAAAGTGAGATGTGCTGTGCACTGAAGGCCCGGGAGAGTGTTGGAAACAGTATTTAGATAAGAACCTGACAGTGTATGAAGAGGAAGAGCGATGAATTCTCAGTACAGATACAGTCTAATTCAAGATGCGTGACTCCCTGGGGGTTTAAACTGAATCCTTTACCCTACAGCCTGATGAAagttcattgacctgaaacgttaactctgtttctctccccacagctgctgcctgcctgactgctgagtgtttccagcattttatgtttttatttcagtcttACGAAGCGCCACTCTGACTTCAAGtcccacaaaatccaggctgacactccagtgcagtactgagggaatgctgcactgtcggtggtgctgcctttcgaatgagacattaaaccgaagccccgtctgctctctcaggtggatgtaaaggatcccatgccgttatttaaagaaaagcaggggagttctacccagCCTCCAGCCATCTCAGTACTGGTGCAGCTTCAAAAAAATAACCCAGGCAGTTCAAAGGAATTATAATCATTAACAACCTATTGTTTTGATCACCTGGGCCTCGTCTCCCATACACTGCTcttacaaacaacaacaacaacttgcatttatataatcctATCACatcgtaaaatgtctcaaggcgtgTTGCAGGAGcattcagacaaaaactgacaccgagccacgtaagaacataagaaataggagcagtaggccattcggcccctcgagcctgctccgccattcaattagatcatggctgacctttgacctcaactccactttcccgcccgatccccatatcccttgattcccctggagtcccaaaatctatcgatctcggccctgaacactcaatgactcagcatccacagccctctgggggagagaattccgaagattcacaaccctctgagtgaagaaattccttctcattaaatggctgatcccttatcctgagactatgccccctagttctagactctccagttaggggaagcaacctctcagcatctaccttgtcaagccagtccagaatcttgtatgtttcaatgagatcacctctcattcttctaaactccagagagtataggcccattctactcaatctttcctcataggacaaccctctatcccaggaatcaattgaaTGAATCTTCGTGGCACTGCCtttaaggcaagtctatccttctttagatatgatgtggagatgccggtgatggactggggttgacaattgtaaacaattttacaacaccaagttatagtccaacaaatttatttagataaggagaccaaaattatacacagtactccaggtgtggtcgcactaaagccctgtacaactgtagtaagacttccttactcttgtactccagcccctttacaataaaggacaacatgccatttttcttcctaattgcttgctgtacctgcatactaactttttgtgtttcttgtatgaggacacccaaatccctctgaacatcagcatttaatagtttctcaccatttaaaaaatattccatttctctatttttcctaccaaagtgaataacctcacatttccccacattacacaccatctgcctccttcttacccactcacttaacctgttcatATCCCTTGACAGACtctctgcgtcctcctcacagcttattttcccacctagctttgtatcatcagtcaacttggatacgttacacttggtcccttcatctaagtctcacataagatgatattaggacaggtgaccaaaacttggataaagaggtaaattttaaggagtgtcttaaaggaggagaggtagcgaggggaagagatttagggagggaattccattgcTTGGagcctagacagctaaaggcacagccgccaacggtggagctcagagaatcagagatgcacaagaggccagagatcttggagggttgtagggctggaggaggttacagatatatgaggggcgaggccatggagggatttgaacatgaggacgaGACTTTTAAAAACTGAGGCATTCccgggccgggagccaatgtaggtcagcgagctcggggtgatgggcgaacgggacttggtgcaagttaggatacggcagcagaattttggataagctcaaatttacggaggaTGCAAGGTAGGAGGCCGGTCAGAGgaatattggaatagtcgagtctggaggtaacaaaggaatggatgagggtttcagcagcagatgagctgaggcagtggcagagacaggcgatgttacggaggtggaagcaggtgatcttggtgatgatgaaggaaatggggtcagaagctcaactcagggtcaaataggtcacccagtttgtgaacagtctggttcagcctcagacagtggccagggagagggatcgaATCAGCGGCTAggtaatggagtttttacaacttAAAATGTAAATGtcatctcataagaacataagaaataggagcaggagtaggccatatgacccctcaagcctgctccgccattcaataatattatggccgatcatctacctcaactccactttcccacccaatcctcatataccttgattcccttggtgtccaaatatccattgatctcagtcttgaatatactcaacgactcagcacccTCGGCAcgttggggtaaagaattccaaagattcacaaccctctgagtgaagaaatttttcctcatctcggtcctaaatggccgaccccttatcttgagactacgatccctagttctagaccctcgagctatgggaaacatcctctcagcatctaccctgtgaagcccccccCAGAatctttatgtttcaatgagatcacctctcaatcttctaaactccagagtataggcccattctactcaatctctcctcataggacaaccctctcatcccaggaattaatctaatgaatctttgttgcaccccctctaaggcaaatatatccttccttaggtaaggagaccaaaactgtacacaatactccaggtgtggtctcaccagagccctatataattacaacaagacctccttactcttatactccaacccccttgcaataaagactaacaatatcatttaccttcctaattgcttgctgtacctgtgggttaactttctgtgatttaaaagacacccaaatccttctgactaccaacatttcttagtctctcaccttttaaaaaatattctgcttttctattcttcctaccaaagtgaataacctcacatctccCCACATCACACTCCATCCGTcatcttctcacccactcacttaacctgtctatatctctttgcagcctctttgtgtcctcctcgcagcttacttttccaacctagctttttatcatcagcaaacttggatacatgacactcggttccttcatctaagtcattgttacatattgtaaacagctgaggcccaagcactgatccttgcggcaccccactagttacaacctgccaacccgaaaatgacccgtttattcctactctctgttttttgcctgttaaccaatcctcaatccattacCCCGAATACCATGAGCCCtcatcttgtataacaacctcttatgtggcaccttatcgaatgccgtttgaaaatccaaatatacgacatccacttgttcccctttatctatcctgctggttacaccctcaaaaaactgtcataaattggtcaaacatgatttccctttcataaaaccgtgttgactctgcctaatcatatgattttctaactgtcctgttactacatccttaataattgattctagcattttccctattactgatgtcaggctaactggcctttcgttccctgatttctctctccctcctctcttgaatagcagtgttacacttgctaccttccattctagggaattctgaatgatcaaaaccaatgcattcactat belongs to Heptranchias perlo isolate sHepPer1 chromosome 29, sHepPer1.hap1, whole genome shotgun sequence and includes:
- the fam32a gene encoding protein FAM32A-like isoform X2; translation: MDIWTPRESRKKKKSKESKKMLEQITSNQQQQEEGEEAGEHKRPIVDKRTPAQKSFDKMQEKRQIERILKKASKTHKQSVEEFNRHLDTLTEHYDIPKVSWTK